A stretch of Suncus etruscus isolate mSunEtr1 chromosome 9, mSunEtr1.pri.cur, whole genome shotgun sequence DNA encodes these proteins:
- the PPP1R16B gene encoding protein phosphatase 1 regulatory inhibitor subunit 16B isoform X2, translated as MDCCHLTYRVRYFLKNKVSPDLCNEDGLTALHQCCIDNFEEIVKLLLSHGANVNAKDNELWTPLHAAATCGHINLVKILVQYGADLLAVNSDGNMPYDLCEDEPTLDVIETCMAYQGITQDKINEMRSAPEQQMVSDIHCMIAAGQDLDWIDGQGATLLHIAGANGYLRAAELLLDHGVRVDIKDWDGWEPLHAAAFWGQMQMAELLVSHGASLSARTSLDEMPIDLCEEEEFKVLLLELKHKHDVIMKSQLRHKSSLSRRTSSTGSRGKVVRRASLSDRTNLYRKEYEGEAILWQQRSSTEDQRTSTYNGDIRETRTDQENKDPNPRLEKPVLLSEFSTKIPRSDMDMPVENGLRAPVSTYQYALSNGDVWKMHEMPDYNMAYVNPGVADATPPWTGYKEQSPQTLLELKRQRAAAKLLSHPFLSTHLGSSMARTGEGSSEGKAPLIGGRTSPYSSNSSSVYYTVTSGDPPLLKFKAPMEEMEEKVHGCCRIS; from the exons TGCGCTACTTCTTGAAGAATAAGGTCAGCCCTGACTTATGCAATGAGGATGGCCTCACAGCCCTGCATCAG TGCTGCATCGACAACTTTGAAGAAATCGTCAAGCTGCTTCTTTCCCACGGTGCCAATGTGAATGCCAAGGACAATGAGCTGTGGACGCCATTGCACGCCGCTGCCACCTGCGGGCATATCAACCTGGTGAAAATCCTCGTTCAGTA CGGGGCTGACCTACTGGCCGTGAACTCGGATGGGAACATGCCCTATGACCTGTGTGAAGATGAGCCCACCCTGGATGTCATTGAGACGTGCATGGCGTACCAGG GCATCACCCAGGATAAAATCAATGAGATGCGGTCAGCTCCAGAGCAGCAGATGGTCTCAGACATCCACTGCATGATCGCAGCAGGCCAGGATCTGGACTGGATCGATGGCCAGGGTGCCACACTG ctgCACATCGCTGGGGCCAATGGATACCTGCGGGCAGCTGAGCTCCTCCTGGACCACGGGGTGCGTGTGGACATCAAGGATTGGGACGGCTGGGAGCCCCTGCACGCAGCTGCCTTCTGGGGACAG ATGCAGATGGCAGAGCTGTTAGTGTCCCATGGAGCTAGTCTCAGTGCTAGAACATCTTTGGATGAAATGCCAATAG ACCTGTGTGAGGAAGAGGAGTTCAAGGTCCTGCTGCTGGAGCTAAAACATAAGCACGATGTGATCATGAAATCCCAGCTAAGGCACAAATCATCTCTGAGTCGGCGGACATCCAGCACAGGCAGTCGTGG GAAGGTCGTGCGTCGAGCCAGCCTCTCGGACAGGACCAACCTGTACAGGAAGGAATATGAGGGAGAGGCCATCCTGTGGCAGCAGCGGAGTTCGACAGAGGACCAGCGGACCTCCACCTATAATGGGGACATCAGGGAGACCCGGACTGACCAAGAGAATAAGGACCCA AACCCCAGGCTGGAGAAGCCCGTGCTGCTCTCTGAATTTTCCACCAAGATCCCTCGAAGTGACATGGACATGCCTGTCGAGAATGGCCTCCGGGCTCCAGTCAGCACCTACCAGTATGCACTGTCCAATGGGGATGTCTGGAAAATGCATGAGATGCCCGATTATAACATGGCCTATGTCAACCCTGGTGTGGCCGATGCCACCCCTCCTTGGACTGGCTACAAGGAACAGAGTCCCCAGACGCTTCTGGAACTGAAGCGTCAGCGGGCAGCAGCTAAGCTGCTCAGCCACCCCTTCCTGAGTACCCATCTGGGCAGCAGCATGGCCAGGACGGGCGAGGGCAGCAGCGAAGGCAAGGCCCCCTTGATTGGAGGCAGAACTTCCCCGTACAGCAGCAATAGCAGCTCAGTGTATTACACGGTCACCAGTGGCGACCCCCCGCTCCTGAAGTTCAAGGCACCCatggaagagatggaggagaagGTCCATGGTTGCTGCCGCATCTCCTAG